The DNA sequence CCACCGGGGCGTGGTCCGACGGTTTCTCCCCCTTGCGGGCGTTGCGATCCATGAGCACCGTGGTCACCCGCTGGGCCAGCAGCTCGGTAGCCATGACCATGTCTATGCGCATTCCCTGGCGCTTGTGGAAGCGTCCGGCCTGATAGTCCCAGAAGGTATAGAGGCCGTCGTCAGACCACCGGCGGCGGAACACGTCCACCAGGCCCCAGTCCTCCACCGCGGCAAACGCCTCGCGCTCGGGCCCGCTCACATGGGTTAGCCCCTCGAAGGCGGCGATGTCCCACACGTCGTTGTCGGCCGGGGCCACGTTGAAGTCACCGGCAACCACCACTGGCGCCCCGGCATCGGCGTTGGCCTCCAGATGGGACCGGAGCCGGCCCAACCAGTCCAACTTGTAGCGGTAGTGGTCGTGGCCCAGCTCCCGCCCGTTGGGGATGTAAGCGCTGGCCACTCGCACATCAGCGCACGTGGCCCATACGATTCGGGCGTCGGGATCGGCCTCGCGGCCGTCGGCGAACCCGTTGCCGGGGTCGGCCAGCCCCACCCGGCTCAAGATGGCCACCCCGTTCCATCTTCCCTCACCGTGGTGAACCCACTCGTAGCCCATGGCCTTGAAGGCCAATCCGGGAAAGGCGTCGTCGGCCATTTTGGTCTCCTGCATGCACAGCACATCGGGGTCGGCCAGCTCCAGCCACTCTTGAACTCGGGGCATGCGGGCGTTCAGCGAGTTCACATTCCAAGTGGCCAGCCGCACCCGCAGAACCTTAGTAGTCCCGAAGTTCATAGACTCTCCCTATGACCCCCGACGCCGAGTCGATAGTCGGCCAGAACGCCTGGTTGGTCGACGAGATGCACCGCCAGTACTTGGCCGACCCCGAGTCGGTGAGCGAGAGCTGGCGGGACTTCTTCTCCGACTACCGTCCCGACCGAGTCCTTCCTGAGTCGGCCGCCCCAGTGGCCCGACTTCAGGCGGTGCCCGATCCGGCCGAGACGGCTGAGCCTCTACCGGGAGATCCGCTGCGGGGGGCGGCGGCCCGCATCGCCCAGAACATGGAGGCCAGCCTGGCCATTCCCACCGCCACCAGCTTCCGGGAAGTTCCGGCCAAGCTGCTCGACGTCAACCGCCGGATCGTCAACGGCTACCTGGGGCGCACCGACGGGCGCAAGGTGTCGTACACCCACCTGATCGCCTACGCCGTGGTGCAGGCCATCGCCCATCACCGTCCGGTGATGAACTCCACCTTTGTCGACACCGAAAGCGGGCCCCGAGTCGTCCGCCACCCCCACATCGGCTTGGGCATCGCCGTGGACGTGGAGAAAGCCGACGGCTCCCGCTCGCTTCTAGTGCCCTGCATTCAAGATGCCGACACGCTGGACTTTCCCAATTTTGTCGAGCGCTACGACACCATGGTCCGCAAGGTGCGAAACAACGACCTGAGCCCCGACGACTTCGCCGGAGTCACCGTGAGCATCACCAACCCCGGCACCCTGGGCACGGTGCAGTCGGTGCCCCGGCTCATGCCCGGCCAAGGGGTCATCGTGGGTGTGGGCACCATCGACTACCCCACCGCCTACCAGGCCGCCGATTCCCGCACGCTGGCCGACCTCGGGGTGTCGAAGGTGATCACGCTGTCGTCAACCTACGACCACCGCATCATCCAGGGCGCCGAGTCGGGCATGTTCTTGGGCGCGGTCCACGAGCTTCTGCTGGGCAAACACGAATTCTACGAGGACATTTTCCGAGCGGTAGGCGTGCCCTACGAGGCCGTGCGCTGGCGGCCCGACATCCTTCCCTTAGACCGAGAGCAGGCCGTTATCACCAAGCAGGTGCAGGTGAACGCGCTTATCAACATGCACCGGGTGCGGGGCCACCTCATCGCCGACCTCGACCCTCTTTCAGCCAACGAGCCCGCAATGCATGCCGAACTCGACCCGGCCACCTATGGACTCACCATCTGGGACCTCGACCGGGAGTTTCTCACCACCGGGCTGGGCGGGATCGACTTGGGCCAACCCGACGGCAAGATGCCGCTGGGCGATATCTTGCATGTGCTCCGCAACGCCTACTGCCGCACGGTGGGCGTGGAGTACATGCACATCCAGGAACCCGGCGAGAAGCAGTGGATCCAGGAGCAAGTGGAGGCGATGGGCATCCCCATGGGGCTCGACGAGAAGCTGCATATTCTGGATCGGCTGAACGCGGCCGAGGCGCTGGAGCGCTTCTTGGACACCAAGTACGTGGGTCAGAAGCGGTTCGGGATCGAGGGAGCCGAGAGCGCCATCGTGGTACTGGACGCGGTACTGGGCCGGGCTGCCGACCTGGGCATGACCTCGGCCATCATGGGCATGGCCCACCGGGGACGGCTCAACGTGCTGGTGAACATCGTGGGCAAGGACTACGGACAGCTGTTCGGCGAATTCGAGGGTAACTTGGACGAGTCGTCCACCCAGGGGTCGGGGGACGTGAAGTACCACCTGGGGATGACCTCGGAATTCGTGAGCATGGCCGGCAACCGGATCCCGGTAGAACTGGCCGCCAATCCTTCTCACCTGGAGGCGGTCAACCCGGTGGTCGAGGGCATGGTCCGGGCCCGCTTGGACCACCTCAGCGACGACCAGGTGGAGCACAGCCCAGTGAGCGGGTTGGTTCGGGGCCAAGTCGCCAACGAGGACGACCTCTACCCGGTGCTACCGGTGCTGGTACACGGCGATGCCGCCTTCGCCGGCCAAGGGGTGGTGAGCGAGACGTTGAATCTGTCGCTGATCGAGGGGTATCTCACCGGAGGCACGGTGCATCTGGTGATCAACAACCAGGTGGGATTCACCACCACCGCGGAGTCGGCTCGCTCCAGCTACTACTGCACCGACGTGGCCAAGATGATCCAGGCCCCCATCTTCCACGTCAACGGCGACGACCCCGAGGCCTGTACCCGGGTGGCGCACTTGGCGCTGGCCTATCGCAACCACTTCCACAAGGACGTGGTTATCGACATGTGGTGCTACCGCCGGCAAGGGCACAATGAGGCCGACGATCCCAGCTACACCCAACCGGAGATGTACCGGCGAATCGAGGGCCATCGCTCGGTGCGAAAGCGGTATGTGGAATCGCTGGTGAAGCGGGGAGACATCACCCTGGAAGAGGCTGAGCAGGCCATGGATCAATTCCGGGCCAAGCTTCAGGAGGCATTGGAGGAAACCCGGGACCAGGCGGCGGACGGGGGCCCGGGCGAGACCGTTGGGATCGAGGCCGCAGGCAAGCGAGAACTCCAACTGTCGATTTCGGCGGGGCTGTCCGACCCCACTCCCAACGTCTCGCCGCCGGTGGATACCGGTGTGTCGGAAAAGCAGATCAAGCGAGTGTTCAATGCTCTGACATCGGTGCCCGACGGGTTCGTGCTGCACCCCAAGCTGGCCCGCCAGTTCGAAGCCCGCGACGCGATGATGGTGCAGGGGATGGTGGACTGGGGGCTGGCCGAAGCGCTGGCCTTCGGCACCCTGCTCGACGAGGGGACATCGATCCGCCTGGCGGGCCAGGACTCTCGGCGGGGAACGTTCTCCCACCGCCACAGCACCCTGGTTTGCAACCAAACTGCCCGGGAACACTGCCCGCTGGCCGGATTGGCCCGCCATGGGGCCAAGCTGTGGGCCTACGACTCGCTGCTTTCGGAGTACGCCGCTCTGGGCTTCGAATACGGCTATTCGGTGGGCGACACCGATGCGCTTGTCCTTTGGGAGGCCCAATTCGGGGATTTCGTCAACGGCGCCCAGATCATCATCGACCAGTTCGTGGTGTCGGCTGAGGACAAGTGGAACCAGCAATCAGGACTGGTGATGCTGCTGCCCCACGGATTCGAGGGCCAGGGTCCGGAGCACTCCTCCGGCCGGATCGAGCGGTTCTTGCAGTCGGTGGCTGAGAACAACATCCGGGTGGCCAACCTGTCGACTGCGGCCCAGTACTTCCATCTGCTCCGAGACCAAGCCAAGCGCTCCACCCGCAAGCCGCTGGTGCTGTTCACTCCAAAGTCGCTGCTGCGCCACCGCGACGCGAGATCACCGGTGGCTGACCTGGCCAGCGGCTGGTTTTCGCCGGTGTTGGGCGATACGAACGGTCCTGAGCCGGGACAGGTCACCGGGGTTGTACTGGCCAGCGGGAAGATCTGCCACGAGGCCACCGCCCAGCGAGACCGGGAAGGCACCCCCGCCGCCGTGCTGCGGGTGGAGCAGCTCTATCCCTGGCCGGCCAGCGCCCTAGCCGAGGCTCTTGCCCACTACCCCAAGCTCAACAAAATCGTCTGGCTCCAAGAAGAGCCCCAGAACATGGGGCCGTGGAACTATGTGAAGGGGCACCTCCACGATGCATTCGGCGATCGCTGCGAAATTCTCAGAGCAAGTCGCAACGAGTCATCCAGCCCCGCCACCGGCAGCGCCGCGGTACACGCCCAAGAGCAGTCCGAGCTCATTTCCCGAACTTTTGCGCTTCTAAGCGTCAAGTAATCGTCTGGCCACCTCTCGGGCCTCGTCCAGGGTGTCGACGATCCGTTCCTCGGGAACCCGTTGGAGGGCGTCGAGAGAGCTCAAGGTCCGGGCGGGCAACCCAGAGAGGGCCATCACGATGCATTCGGTGTCCTGGTCGATGGCCGCGTCGATGAGCTGCTCGAGAACCAATGCCGCGCTGTCGTCTATGTAGATGGTCTCGGAGAAATCGAAGATCACCACCTCGTGGTCCCGGATGTCCACGGTGACGGTGTTGATGATCTTGTTGGACGACGCCACCGAGAAGCTTCCCCGAAAGGCGACCATGCCCACTCGGGCAGCATGGGGATCCGCCCCTGCTTCGGAGGACGTCACCCCACCTTCGAAGAACACCTGGTCCAAGATCGGGACAGAGACCACGTTGTCCATCTCCAGGCGCTCGAACTGCCGGGAGCGGGTCATGCCGGCGATGATCAGCCCGATGGCCACCGCGGTGATTAAGTCCACGAACACGGTCAGGCCGAACGTGGCGAACATGATGAACAGGTGCTCTCGGTGCAGGCGGGTGACCCTGGTCAAGAACCGCCAGTCCATGATGTCCCAGCCCACCTTCATCAAGATGCCGGCCAGCGCGGCATGGGGAATCTCTTCCACGTACTTTCCCAAGCCAAGAACCAAGGCCAACAAGATCAGCGCTCTCAACACGCCGGAGACCCGGCTGTGACCGCCGGCCCGGATGTTGACCACCGTGCCCATGGTGGCCCCCGCTCCTGGTGTCCCACCGATGAATCCGACCATCATGTTGCCAATGCCCTGGCCGATCAGCTCCCGGTTGGGCCTATGGCTGGTGCGAGTCATCGAATCGGCCACCAGCGAGGTGAGCAGGCTGTCGATGGAGCCCAGCAGCGCGATGGTCAGTGCCGGCTGCACGGCCCGGGCCAACACATCGCCGGTGAGCTCGGGAATCTCGAAGTCCGGCAAACCGGTGGGCACGTCGCCGATGACCGGGGTGTTGTCCAGCCACAGCAGGCTGAGCAGCGTCCCGACGACCAATGCCATCAGCATTGAGGGAACGAAAGCCCGGAGGCGGGGGGGCCAGAATACGCATACGCCCAGCGAGACCGCGGCGATGGCCAGCGAGTTGAAGTTGACGTCGCCGAATACATCCGGCCAGGAGCGGACGGCGTCGATGGGCCCGCCCAACTCCACTTCCGTTCCCAAAAACGGCAGGGTCTGCACCAAGATGATGATCACCCCGATGCCGGACATGAACCCCGACACCACCGAATACGGCGTGTACACCACGAAACGTCCGATTCGCAGCAATCCCAGACATATCTGCAACAGGCCCGCCATGACGACGATGGTGAATGCCTCTTCCAGTCTCTCGGCGTGGCTGGTGACCACCACCGCCATGGCCAGCGCCATTGGGCCGGTGGGCCCGGAGATCTGGGCCCGAGTGCCGCCGAAAATCGCGGCGAACAGGCCCAGGGCGATCGCCCCGTACATGCCGGCCACCGCCCCCAAACCGGACGCCACCCCAAACGCCAGTGCGGTGGGCAGCCCTACGACTGCCGCAGTAATGCCCCCAAACGTGTCTTCGCGAAAACTGTGCAGGTTGTAGCTCATAGCACCAGGCCGTTGTGACCTGGCCGAGCCTAGGCCATTTCAGTCAATGTCAAGATTGAGGAGGCGGGCGGCGTTGCCCCGCACCAGCTTGTGGACCACGTCGGAAGGCAGGTGGCCCATCATGTCCTCGGCCACCTTCTTGGTGTGGGGCCAAGTGGTGTCGGTGTGGGGATAGTCGGTTTCAAACGTCACGTTGTCCACCCCCACCTCGTCCAATGACTTCAATCCGTGGTTGTCCCGGAAGAAACAGCCGTAAATCTGCCGGTAGTAGTAGGTGGACGGCGGTTCGGGGACGATGTCCCTTACCCCTCCCCAGGCCCGGTGCTCACTCCAGACGTCGTCGCAGCGCTCCAATATGTAGGGGATCCACCCGATCTGTCCCTCGGAGTAGGCCAGCTTCAGTTCGGGAAACCGCACCAGCACCCCGGAGAACAGAAAATCGCTCATCGACGCGATGGCGTTGTTGAAACTTAGCGACGCTGCCACCGCAGGCGGGGCGTCAGGGGAGGCGGCCGGCATCTTCGACGACGACCCAATGTGCATGCACACCGCGGTGGCGGTGTCCTGACAGGCAGCGAAGAACGGGTCCCAGTATTCGGTGTGAATGCTGGGCAGCCCCAGATTGGGGGCAATCTCGGAGAAGCAAACCGCGTGGCAGCCCCGGGCTGCGTTGCGCTCCACTTCGGCCTTGGCCAATTCCACATCCCACAGAGGGATGATGGCCAGGGGGATGAGCGCGCCGTTGGAGTCGCCACACCACTCCTCGATCATGAAATCGTTGTAGGCCTGCACGCAGGCCAGGGCCAGCTCCTTGTCATCGGCTTCCAAGAAGGTCTGGCCACAGAACCGGGGAAACGTCGGGAATGAGAGCGACGCCTCGACGTGGTTCATCTCCATGTCCTCTATCCGGGCTTTGGGCTCGTAGCACCCGGGGCGCATCTCGTCGAAGGTGATGGGCACGGCCTCCATGTCGTCCCGGTCGAAGCCCACCGCGGCCACATGGCGCTTGTTGGGATAGACGAGGTCTTCGTAGAACCAGACATCTCCCCATGGCCCGTCCTCTACGTCCAGCTCGTAGGTGTACATCTTGGCCCCGCCAATAAAGGTGATCGGCCCGACCCGGCGGCGCTCCACCCGCGGGCCTCGCTCCTTGAAGCGGTCAGGCAGCCAGCTCTGCCACAGGTGGGCGGGCTCTACAAGGTGGTCGTCCACGCTGATGATCTTGGGAATCTCGGTGCGCACGGCGAAAAGCCTACCGGCTGCCCGATTAGTCGGCAGCAGCCAGGGCGGCGGCTACATCGGAGGGAAGGGAGGATTTGCGGGTGGAAAGGTGGTGTTCTGCGGCCCACGCCACGATCAGTTCGGCGCTCCCGGCGTCCCGCAGCATCGCCGCGCCAAGTCGGGGGTGATCCCGATAATCGGCCCACCGACCCCTCAAAATACCAGGTAAAACGGCCCCTACCACGGTGGCGGCCACCCGGGTCCAAGTCCTCAGACCAGACTGTATCTTCCCCACATCGTGTAGGGCAGCGGCCACCCGCTGGGCATCGTCGGCCAACGCAGGACATCGGGCCGACCGCAGGGCATGGCTGCGGTCGACTGGGCTCATCTGGGCGTAGAGGGTCGCCTCGCGCTCGCTGAGCAGACCCATCAGCCAGTCCTCTTCGGCGGCATCTGGCCCCTGGTCGAGAATCGACTGGAAGAAGCGCCGAGCCAAGTGGATCAATGCTT is a window from the bacterium genome containing:
- a CDS encoding exodeoxyribonuclease III, producing MRLATWNVNSLNARMPRVQEWLELADPDVLCMQETKMADDAFPGLAFKAMGYEWVHHGEGRWNGVAILSRVGLADPGNGFADGREADPDARIVWATCADVRVASAYIPNGRELGHDHYRYKLDWLGRLRSHLEANADAGAPVVVAGDFNVAPADNDVWDIAAFEGLTHVSGPEREAFAAVEDWGLVDVFRRRWSDDGLYTFWDYQAGRFHKRQGMRIDMVMATELLAQRVTTVLMDRNARKGEKPSDHAPVVVDFDWDEAAGGG
- a CDS encoding multifunctional oxoglutarate decarboxylase/oxoglutarate dehydrogenase thiamine pyrophosphate-binding subunit/dihydrolipoyllysine-residue succinyltransferase subunit, yielding MTPDAESIVGQNAWLVDEMHRQYLADPESVSESWRDFFSDYRPDRVLPESAAPVARLQAVPDPAETAEPLPGDPLRGAAARIAQNMEASLAIPTATSFREVPAKLLDVNRRIVNGYLGRTDGRKVSYTHLIAYAVVQAIAHHRPVMNSTFVDTESGPRVVRHPHIGLGIAVDVEKADGSRSLLVPCIQDADTLDFPNFVERYDTMVRKVRNNDLSPDDFAGVTVSITNPGTLGTVQSVPRLMPGQGVIVGVGTIDYPTAYQAADSRTLADLGVSKVITLSSTYDHRIIQGAESGMFLGAVHELLLGKHEFYEDIFRAVGVPYEAVRWRPDILPLDREQAVITKQVQVNALINMHRVRGHLIADLDPLSANEPAMHAELDPATYGLTIWDLDREFLTTGLGGIDLGQPDGKMPLGDILHVLRNAYCRTVGVEYMHIQEPGEKQWIQEQVEAMGIPMGLDEKLHILDRLNAAEALERFLDTKYVGQKRFGIEGAESAIVVLDAVLGRAADLGMTSAIMGMAHRGRLNVLVNIVGKDYGQLFGEFEGNLDESSTQGSGDVKYHLGMTSEFVSMAGNRIPVELAANPSHLEAVNPVVEGMVRARLDHLSDDQVEHSPVSGLVRGQVANEDDLYPVLPVLVHGDAAFAGQGVVSETLNLSLIEGYLTGGTVHLVINNQVGFTTTAESARSSYYCTDVAKMIQAPIFHVNGDDPEACTRVAHLALAYRNHFHKDVVIDMWCYRRQGHNEADDPSYTQPEMYRRIEGHRSVRKRYVESLVKRGDITLEEAEQAMDQFRAKLQEALEETRDQAADGGPGETVGIEAAGKRELQLSISAGLSDPTPNVSPPVDTGVSEKQIKRVFNALTSVPDGFVLHPKLARQFEARDAMMVQGMVDWGLAEALAFGTLLDEGTSIRLAGQDSRRGTFSHRHSTLVCNQTAREHCPLAGLARHGAKLWAYDSLLSEYAALGFEYGYSVGDTDALVLWEAQFGDFVNGAQIIIDQFVVSAEDKWNQQSGLVMLLPHGFEGQGPEHSSGRIERFLQSVAENNIRVANLSTAAQYFHLLRDQAKRSTRKPLVLFTPKSLLRHRDARSPVADLASGWFSPVLGDTNGPEPGQVTGVVLASGKICHEATAQRDREGTPAAVLRVEQLYPWPASALAEALAHYPKLNKIVWLQEEPQNMGPWNYVKGHLHDAFGDRCEILRASRNESSSPATGSAAVHAQEQSELISRTFALLSVK
- a CDS encoding SulP family inorganic anion transporter, translating into MSYNLHSFREDTFGGITAAVVGLPTALAFGVASGLGAVAGMYGAIALGLFAAIFGGTRAQISGPTGPMALAMAVVVTSHAERLEEAFTIVVMAGLLQICLGLLRIGRFVVYTPYSVVSGFMSGIGVIIILVQTLPFLGTEVELGGPIDAVRSWPDVFGDVNFNSLAIAAVSLGVCVFWPPRLRAFVPSMLMALVVGTLLSLLWLDNTPVIGDVPTGLPDFEIPELTGDVLARAVQPALTIALLGSIDSLLTSLVADSMTRTSHRPNRELIGQGIGNMMVGFIGGTPGAGATMGTVVNIRAGGHSRVSGVLRALILLALVLGLGKYVEEIPHAALAGILMKVGWDIMDWRFLTRVTRLHREHLFIMFATFGLTVFVDLITAVAIGLIIAGMTRSRQFERLEMDNVVSVPILDQVFFEGGVTSSEAGADPHAARVGMVAFRGSFSVASSNKIINTVTVDIRDHEVVIFDFSETIYIDDSAALVLEQLIDAAIDQDTECIVMALSGLPARTLSSLDALQRVPEERIVDTLDEAREVARRLLDA
- a CDS encoding amidohydrolase family protein, whose amino-acid sequence is MRTEIPKIISVDDHLVEPAHLWQSWLPDRFKERGPRVERRRVGPITFIGGAKMYTYELDVEDGPWGDVWFYEDLVYPNKRHVAAVGFDRDDMEAVPITFDEMRPGCYEPKARIEDMEMNHVEASLSFPTFPRFCGQTFLEADDKELALACVQAYNDFMIEEWCGDSNGALIPLAIIPLWDVELAKAEVERNAARGCHAVCFSEIAPNLGLPSIHTEYWDPFFAACQDTATAVCMHIGSSSKMPAASPDAPPAVAASLSFNNAIASMSDFLFSGVLVRFPELKLAYSEGQIGWIPYILERCDDVWSEHRAWGGVRDIVPEPPSTYYYRQIYGCFFRDNHGLKSLDEVGVDNVTFETDYPHTDTTWPHTKKVAEDMMGHLPSDVVHKLVRGNAARLLNLDID
- a CDS encoding HD domain-containing protein — its product is MARRFFQSILDQGPDAAEEDWLMGLLSEREATLYAQMSPVDRSHALRSARCPALADDAQRVAAALHDVGKIQSGLRTWTRVAATVVGAVLPGILRGRWADYRDHPRLGAAMLRDAGSAELIVAWAAEHHLSTRKSSLPSDVAAALAAAD